A portion of the Cervus elaphus chromosome X, mCerEla1.1, whole genome shotgun sequence genome contains these proteins:
- the LDOC1 gene encoding protein LDOC1: protein MVDELVLLLHALLMRHRALSIENSQLMEQLRLLVCERATLLRQVRPPSCPVPFPETFDGESSRLPEFIVQTASYMLVNENRFCNDAMKVAFLISLLTGEAEEWVVPYIEMDSPILGDYRAFLDEMKQCFGWDDDEDDEDEDEEDDY from the coding sequence ATGGTGGACGAGCTCGTCCTGCTGCTGCACGCGCTCCTGATGCGGCACCGCGCCCTTAGCATCGAGAACAGCCAGCTCATGGAACAGCTTCGGCTGCTGGTGTGCGAGAGGGCCACCCTGCTGCGCCAGGTACGTCCGCCGAGCTGCCCTGTGCCCTTCCCCGAAACGTTTGACGGCGAGAGCTCCCGGCTCCCCGAGTTTATCGTGCAGACGGCGTCTTACATGCTCGTCAACGAGAACCGATTCTGCAACGACGCCATGAAGGTGGCATTCCTGATCAGCCTGCTCACCGGGGAAGCCGAGGAGTGGGTGGTGCCCTACATTGAGATGGATAGCCCCATCCTGGGCGACTACCGGGCCTTCCTCGATGAGATGAAACAGTGTTTTGGCTGGGATGACGACGAAGACGACGAAGACGAAGATGAAGAAGATGATTACTAG